The region ACTTTTAATTCCAATCCTTCAGCAATACGCTCGCCTAATTCAGGATCAGCCTTGTAGAAATGCTCGATTTGACGCAGCTTAATGTCGTCATAATCGACCTGTGACATATGATCTACGATGTTTTGGACGAGACGGTCTTTCTCATCCGTGCTCATTAGGCGGTACAGGTCACCTGGCTGTGTGTAATGGTCTTTTTGTGAATAGGCAACACTGTCAGCATTTCCGTACACTTCAAATGGATTGATTTTTGAATCCGGATCTTCTTTTGGTTCCGTTTCATAGCGGTTTGGCTCATAGTGTACACTGCGGCCGCCATTATCATAGCGCATTGGTCCGTTGAATTGATAGTTCGATGTATTTGCATCGTTAAGCGGACGGTTAATTGGCAGCTGCTGGTGGTTGGCACCGATACGATAACGCTGTGTATCCGAATAACTGAACAGACGGCCTTGCAGCATTTTATCCGGGGAAGGCTCAATTCCCGGTACCAGGTTGGCTGGTGACAGGGCTGCTTGTTCCACTTCTGTGAAATAGTTTTCCGGATTCCGGTTAAGTGTCATTTTACCGACTTCGATAAGGGGATAATCTTTATGTGACCAAGTCTTTGTTACATCGAATGGATCCCACTTATAGTCTTTTGCATCTTCATAAGGCATAATCTGAACATAAAGTGTCCAAGACGGATAATCTCCTTGATCAATCGCATTGTATAAGTCTTCTGTATGGTAATCAGGATTTTCACCGGCAAGTTTGTCGGCAAGATCCACATCCAACCCTTTAACACCCTGATCAGCGATAAAGTGGTATTTAATCCATACCGGCTCACCGTCTTTGTTGACCCACTTATACGTGTGGCTTCCATATCCGTTCATGTGACGGAGAGTAGCCGGAATGCCGCGATCACCATGCAAATAAGTAATTTGATGCAATGCTTCAGGCGAGTGTGACCAGAAATCCCAGACCGCATTTTTATCTTTCAAATTGGTTTTCGGATTCCGCTTTTGTGTATGGATGAAATCCGGGAATTTGATAGCATCGCGGATAAAGAAAATCGGTGTATTGTTACCGACCATGTCATAGTTGCCTTCCTGTGTATAAAACTTAATGGCAAATCCGCGCGGGTCACGAACAGTGTCCGCAGATCCCAATTCGCCGGCAACTGTTGAGAACCGGATGAACATTGGTGTTTGTTTACCCTTTTCATTTAGAAAATCAGCTTTTGTATATTTTGAAATTTCATCATTTGTGACCTCGAAAACGCCATGTGCGCCCGCACCTTTTGCGTGCACAACACGTTCCGGTACACGTTCTCTGTCAAAATGAGCCATTTTTTCCAAAAAGTGAACGTCTTGAATTAAAGTTGGGCCTCTTTCGCCTGCAGTGATTGAATTCTGATTATCACCTACAGGAGCACCAGAAGCAGTAGTCATTCTTTTCTTTTCATTACTCACTACCTGAACACCTCTCCTTATAGAATCATTTTGTACAAGTTCTATTATAATACAAATCTATCAAAAATCAATTATTAAAAATGAATGTTTAATTAAAATAACTATAAATAAGGGAGATTTTGTTACCCACGCTAATATGGTAAAATAAATATCGAAAAAACACGGAGGATGAATGATATGAAGCTGCTGGAAGAAAGGGAACTGCACCGGCTTGTCGATGATATTTCGATGGCATTTTTTAATAAACCGTATGACGACAAAGTTATCTATAATAACCGGCTGCGAACGACAGGGGGCAGGTATATTCCTTCCCGGCGGTTAATTGAAATTAATCCGAAATATGCTGCAGAAATGGGCGCAGACGAAGTGGAAGGGATTATTAAACATGAGTTGTGTCACTATCATCTTCATATAGAAGGAAAAGGGTATAAACACGGTGATCCCGAATTCAAAAGTTTGTTGAAGGCAACCGGAGCGCCCAGACATTGCCAACCATTGCCATCTTCTAAAAATAGAAGGAAATATACGTATAAATGCCGCAGTTGTTCACAATTATACCAAAGGATTCGTCGTGTCGATGTGAATAAATACCGGTGTGGAAGATGCCGGGGAAAACTGATCCTTCAAAAAGAGAGAACATGAAGATGCAGGTATGAAAAAACTTATAAAATGGATTGACGAACCTTGTCCAACATGTTAAATTAAATAAGCCTTATAAAAAAGGCGGGGAAATGCGACGGTTTCTCAGTTGAAAATATACATAAAACATATTGACAAAAAACGTGATATATTGTATGATATTTCTCGTTGCACTTGATTAGACAGTTAAATCGTTGTGTACTTACGCATCGCAACAAACTTCATTATTATTCCACAGTAGCTCAGCGGTAGAGCGATCGGCTGTTAACCGATTAGTCGCAGGTTCGATTCCTGCCTGTGGAGCCAAACGGAGAAGTACTCAAGTGGCTGAAGAGGCGCCCCTGCTAAGGGTGTAGGCCGTGTAAGCGGCGCGAGGGTTCAAATCCCTCCTTCTCCGCCATTAATGGCCCGTTGGTCAAGTGGTTAAGACACCGCCCTTTCACGGCGGTAACACGGGTTCGAATCCCGTACGGGTCATCATATTTTAATGAATTGGTTGGGTCCGGTAGTTCAGCTGGTTAGAATGCCTGCCTGTCACGCAGGAGGTCGCGGGTTCGAGTCCCGTCCGGACCGCCACTATTGGGCCATAGCCAAGCGGTAAGGCATCGGGTTTTGATCCCGTGTATCCCAGGTTCGAATCCTGGTGGCCCAGCCTTTTTTATTGCTGTTTTTTGGAGTTGCGTAATCTATCAGAATTCATGAATATGTGAATATATTGATGGAATCACGATAAATGACCTGAAAACGTGGATGATCTAAAGTCTTTTATTATTAAACTTGAGCCATTAGCTCAGCTGGCAGAGCATCTGACTTTTAATCAGAGGGTCGGAGGTTCGAATCCTCCATGGCTCACCATTTTTTGCGGGTGTGGCGGAATTGGCAGACGCGCTAGACCCAGGATCTAGTGTCTTGACAGACGTGGGGGTTCGACTCCCTTCACCCGCATTCAATAGATTGCTGTGGTCACATGGCATTTTATTTTTGCAATTTGATTGATAAAATTATAGCATACGCGGTCGTGGCGGAATGGCAGACGCGCTAGGTTGAGGGCCTAGTGGGGGCGACCCCGTGGAGGTTCAAGTCCTCTCGACCGCATTTGAAATAATTCTTGCAATCATAATGCATACATGATATATTTAAAAATGTCGCTTTAAAGCGCCCGTAGCTCAATTGGATAGAGCGTCTGACTACGGATCAGAAGGTTAGGGGTTCGACTCCTCTCGGGCGCGCCATTTACGGGAAGTAGCTCAGCTTGGTAGAGCACATGGTTTGGGACCATGGGGTCGCAGGTTCGAATCCTGTCTTCCCGACCATCTTTGGGGCCTTAGCTCAGCTGGGAGAGCGCCTGCCTTGCACGCAGGAGGTCAGCGGTTCGATCCCGCTAGGCTCCACCAAAATATCATTTATTTTTTCAAAAACATTAAAAAAAGATATTGACTTTGTTTTTGAGAAGATGGTATATTAATTAGGTCGCTGTTTTGAAGCGGCGCAATAATTTTGCTCCTTGAAAACTGAACAAAACAACCAGTATGTCAAGAAACAGGACGAAAGCAAAAGCTTTCCCCTGGATTCAATTTACGAAGCTAAGCTATGGTTGATTGGTGTCAATCATAT is a window of Virgibacillus ihumii DNA encoding:
- a CDS encoding catalase, translating into MTTASGAPVGDNQNSITAGERGPTLIQDVHFLEKMAHFDRERVPERVVHAKGAGAHGVFEVTNDEISKYTKADFLNEKGKQTPMFIRFSTVAGELGSADTVRDPRGFAIKFYTQEGNYDMVGNNTPIFFIRDAIKFPDFIHTQKRNPKTNLKDKNAVWDFWSHSPEALHQITYLHGDRGIPATLRHMNGYGSHTYKWVNKDGEPVWIKYHFIADQGVKGLDVDLADKLAGENPDYHTEDLYNAIDQGDYPSWTLYVQIMPYEDAKDYKWDPFDVTKTWSHKDYPLIEVGKMTLNRNPENYFTEVEQAALSPANLVPGIEPSPDKMLQGRLFSYSDTQRYRIGANHQQLPINRPLNDANTSNYQFNGPMRYDNGGRSVHYEPNRYETEPKEDPDSKINPFEVYGNADSVAYSQKDHYTQPGDLYRLMSTDEKDRLVQNIVDHMSQVDYDDIKLRQIEHFYKADPELGERIAEGLELKVPENVK
- a CDS encoding SprT family protein, coding for MKLLEERELHRLVDDISMAFFNKPYDDKVIYNNRLRTTGGRYIPSRRLIEINPKYAAEMGADEVEGIIKHELCHYHLHIEGKGYKHGDPEFKSLLKATGAPRHCQPLPSSKNRRKYTYKCRSCSQLYQRIRRVDVNKYRCGRCRGKLILQKERT